The Halovivax ruber XH-70 genome includes the window ATATTCATCTTCTGAAATTCTTGTAGAATTGTACCCATTTACTTCTTCATGGTATTTTGGCGCATCCCCCCTGAAGTCTTCAGGACCATCAATTTCAACGACCGGTACTCGAAACCATTTTTCTGCCATGCAACCAATATATCGGCACGGATTGGTTTATAATTTGGCAGTGGAAGGATTCAATACCCTAACATCGCTCGTCGGTTCGAAATGCGGGAGAAGTGGGCCGGCGCGAATTCGAATCGCGGTTACGGCCACCCGAAGGCCGAAGGATACCAAGCTACCCCACCGGCCCGCAGGTGAAATGTTGCGACGGCCGCGTATAATTATTGCGTTGTACGCCTCGGCGGACCGGGCGACGACCTGTGGACGGACTCGACGCCTAGCCGGTCACCTGGCCGGAACCACCGGTTCGAATACGTGAACGTTGCCTCGTCCCGACGGACCGAACCAGCTCGATAACAAAGGCGTGAAACGGACTTTTTCAGGGGTATGAGACGTTCGAGAGAGACGGACGGAGGGCTTTTCCCGGCGATTGCGCGCCGTCCGACCGACGCCTCCCCGCGGAGGGCGGCATGACGAAGACGGTCGTGCTCGGGTTCGACGCACTCGACTTCCGGTACCTCGACCGATTCGCGGACTCCCTGCCGAACTTCGCCGCCATGCGCGAGGAAGGCGTCGAGGCGCCGCTCGAATCGACCCACCCGCCCTGGACCGGCAGCGCCTGGCCGTCGCTGTACACCGGCTGCGATCCGAGTCACCACGGCGTCTACGGCTTCTTCGACATCGACGGCTACCCCGACGAGGGGACCGTCGTCTCGCGAGCGGACGTGGGCCCGGCCGCGATCTGGGACTACCTCTCGCGCGACGACCGTCCCTCGGTGGTGATGAACGTCCCTGTCACCCATCCCGCCGGGCCGATCGAGGGCGTCCTGCTCCCGGGCTACCTCGCGTCCGAGGACGATCCCGGCCACCCGAAGGGGATCCGGGACGAACTCGAGGCGGAGCTCGGAGAGCCCTATCGAATCTACTCGCGGGGCGAACTCAGCGACGACCCCGAAGCAAAGTTCGCGGGCTATCTCGAATTGCTCGACCTGCGGCGGCGGGCCGCCCTCGCACTGCTCGAGCGCGAGGAGTGGGAGCTGGCGTGGATACAGGTCCAGAAGACCGACGCGGTGTTCCACAACTTCGACGAGGAAGCTCGCTTCCGGGAGGTGTACGAAGCCGCCGACCGACTGGTCGGAGACGTCCGCGACGCCGTCGGCGACGACGTCAACGTGCTCTGCTGTTCGGACCACGGAATCGGCCCCGTCACCGGCCACGTGATCTACGTCAACGAGGTGCTCCGCCGGCACGGCTTCGTCACGGTCGACGAGGGCAACGGCGACGACGGGCCGTCGCTCTCGGACGCGAAGCCGTCACTCGCGACCGCAGCCGATCGCACGGGATCGAACGGGGCCAGCCCGCTCGAACGGGCGTTCACGATCACCCGACGCGGCGCGGAACGGGTCGGGCTCGACCCCGCGACGGTGTACGGCGCGGCCGAGCGGATCGGGCTCGACGGGGTTCTCCTCGACCTCGTGCCCGAT containing:
- a CDS encoding alkaline phosphatase family protein, coding for MTKTVVLGFDALDFRYLDRFADSLPNFAAMREEGVEAPLESTHPPWTGSAWPSLYTGCDPSHHGVYGFFDIDGYPDEGTVVSRADVGPAAIWDYLSRDDRPSVVMNVPVTHPAGPIEGVLLPGYLASEDDPGHPKGIRDELEAELGEPYRIYSRGELSDDPEAKFAGYLELLDLRRRAALALLEREEWELAWIQVQKTDAVFHNFDEEARFREVYEAADRLVGDVRDAVGDDVNVLCCSDHGIGPVTGHVIYVNEVLRRHGFVTVDEGNGDDGPSLSDAKPSLATAADRTGSNGASPLERAFTITRRGAERVGLDPATVYGAAERIGLDGVLLDLVPDSVVQNTGEAVDWRRSQAYCASATRMGVRINLEGREPAGVVPQSAYETVRDEIIALLSNLETPDGKPAFDFVCRREERYDGPHLGKAPDVLFRPREMNNTVKTGLYGIETARTDVFDHKLEGAFVAAGPDVSNEREEAGGRDGAREAGPERLSITDVAPIAMALLDRPVPEQMTGSVPDSVVAGPVERSRYADARDGPPVGARAGDDDGEGPDSEADSGNADSEVTARLENLGYI